In Pleurocapsa sp. PCC 7319, the following are encoded in one genomic region:
- the dxs gene encoding 1-deoxy-D-xylulose-5-phosphate synthase encodes MHLSEITHPNQLHGLSLRQLEDIARQIREKHLQTVATSGGHLGPGLGVVELTIALYQTLDLDRDKVIWDVGHQAYPHKLLTGRYGKFDTLRQKDGVAGYLKRSENKFDHFGAGHASTSISAALGMALGRDARGEDFKCVAVIGDGALTGGMALEAINHAGHLPNTNLLVVLNDNEMSISPNVGAISRYLNKVRLSDPIQFISDNLEEQFKQLPFLGESLTPEMERVKEGMKRLAVPKVGAVIEELGFKYFGPIDGHNLQELISTFKQAHKVPGPVLVHVATVKGKGYAIAEKDQVSYHAQSPFNLATGKGIPATKPKPPKYSKVFADTLTTLAENDSKIIGITAAMATGTGLNILQRKLPKQYIDVGIAEQHAVTLAAGMACEGMKPVAAIYSTFLQRAYDQIIHDICIQKLPVFFCLDRAGIVGADGPTHQGMYDIAYLRCIPNIVVMAPKDEAELQQMVVTGINYQNGAIAMRYPRGNGVGVPLMEEGWEPIEIGKGEILRRGDDLLLVGYGTQVYPALQVAEILNEHGVNATVINARFVKPLDTELIVPLAKRIGKVVTVEEGCLMGGFGSAVLEALQEHDVQVPVKRFGVPDILVDHATPAQSKASLGLNSSQMAESILKTFFASQDREPSVIK; translated from the coding sequence ATGCATTTAAGCGAAATAACTCATCCTAATCAGTTGCACGGCTTATCACTCCGACAACTCGAGGATATCGCCCGCCAAATAAGAGAAAAACATTTACAAACAGTTGCCACCAGTGGAGGTCATTTAGGTCCAGGATTAGGGGTAGTAGAATTAACTATTGCTTTGTATCAAACTCTAGATTTAGACCGCGATAAAGTTATTTGGGATGTGGGGCATCAAGCCTATCCCCATAAATTACTCACCGGTAGATATGGGAAGTTTGATACTTTACGGCAAAAAGATGGTGTCGCTGGCTATTTGAAAAGAAGTGAAAATAAGTTTGACCACTTTGGTGCCGGGCACGCCTCGACGAGTATTTCCGCCGCCTTAGGAATGGCATTAGGTAGAGATGCTAGGGGAGAAGATTTTAAATGTGTGGCTGTAATTGGGGATGGTGCTCTAACTGGAGGTATGGCACTAGAAGCAATTAATCATGCGGGACATTTACCAAATACGAACCTTCTCGTAGTATTAAACGATAATGAGATGTCTATATCTCCCAATGTGGGAGCAATTTCTCGCTATCTCAATAAGGTTCGTCTATCAGACCCCATACAGTTTATCTCCGATAACTTAGAAGAACAGTTTAAACAATTGCCTTTCTTAGGTGAATCTCTAACTCCAGAAATGGAACGAGTTAAAGAAGGAATGAAACGTCTGGCTGTTCCCAAGGTAGGTGCAGTAATTGAAGAATTAGGATTTAAATATTTTGGTCCAATTGACGGTCATAACCTCCAGGAATTGATCTCTACTTTTAAACAGGCGCACAAAGTTCCAGGTCCAGTACTAGTTCATGTGGCAACGGTTAAGGGTAAAGGGTACGCGATCGCCGAAAAAGACCAAGTAAGCTATCATGCTCAAAGTCCTTTTAATCTGGCTACGGGGAAAGGTATTCCTGCTACCAAACCCAAACCTCCCAAATACAGTAAGGTATTCGCCGATACCCTAACTACTTTGGCAGAAAACGATTCTAAAATAATCGGCATTACTGCCGCTATGGCAACAGGTACAGGTTTAAACATTTTACAGCGCAAACTACCCAAACAGTATATTGACGTTGGTATTGCTGAACAACACGCAGTTACTCTAGCAGCGGGTATGGCTTGCGAAGGGATGAAACCTGTAGCAGCAATCTATTCCACTTTCTTGCAACGGGCATACGACCAGATTATTCATGATATCTGTATCCAAAAACTTCCTGTTTTCTTCTGTTTAGATCGTGCAGGTATTGTGGGAGCTGATGGTCCAACCCACCAAGGAATGTATGATATCGCTTATTTACGCTGTATTCCCAATATTGTGGTCATGGCACCCAAAGACGAAGCCGAATTACAGCAGATGGTAGTTACAGGCATTAACTATCAAAATGGTGCGATCGCCATGCGTTATCCACGGGGGAATGGTGTTGGTGTTCCTCTAATGGAAGAAGGTTGGGAACCCATTGAAATTGGCAAAGGAGAAATACTGCGTCGTGGAGACGATCTGTTATTAGTCGGTTATGGTACTCAAGTATATCCAGCTTTACAGGTAGCAGAAATCCTAAATGAACACGGTGTCAATGCAACGGTAATCAATGCTCGCTTCGTTAAGCCCCTAGATACAGAATTAATCGTCCCCTTGGCGAAACGCATTGGTAAAGTCGTTACCGTTGAAGAAGGATGTCTGATGGGTGGTTTTGGTTCAGCAGTTCTAGAAGCTCTACAGGAGCATGATGTTCAGGTGCCAGTAAAACGTTTTGGTGTCCCAGACATTTTAGTTGACCATGCTACTCCAGCTCAATCAAAAGCTAGCTTGGGTTTAAATAGCTCTCAGATGGCAGAAAGTATTTTGAAAACATTTTTTGCTAGCCAAGATAGAGAACCCTCTGTAATTAAATAA
- a CDS encoding glycosyltransferase — protein sequence MANDLSLIDANQQSRILIISVRGFRFQVANCCIYEFEDLLCGLEQAKLYAPTSDFDWARKIYRLAKYPSHSDRLASLIAPFPQEISLDHEYDLIFAIMDNPWQMHLLESIKGWRDQCRHKACFIVEVWQPDLSNWRLLEEPFKNFDHIFLGVNHCTQQLAELVDRPCTYLPLAVDTLRFCPYPEPIQRSIDVCNIGRRSAQIHEPLFQRSREQNFFYYYDTLRKQKLEIENHLEHRCLLASLLQRSRYTINYFAKFNAPEETGGTEEIGSRFFESAAAGTVMIGMPPRGDIFPKYFDWTDAIVKVDLNQENIIDVIDQLDSQPERLAQISRNNIANSLLKHDWVYRWRDILATFNLEVTPAILEREQVLQQLAQSIQTETAIL from the coding sequence ATGGCAAATGATTTATCTCTCATAGATGCAAATCAACAATCCCGCATCCTGATTATTTCGGTGCGGGGATTTCGTTTTCAGGTAGCTAATTGTTGTATTTATGAGTTTGAAGATTTACTTTGTGGTCTAGAGCAAGCTAAATTATACGCTCCAACCAGTGATTTTGATTGGGCGAGAAAGATCTATCGGTTAGCTAAATATCCAAGTCATTCAGATCGTTTGGCTAGTTTAATTGCACCTTTTCCTCAAGAAATATCTTTAGACCATGAATACGATTTGATATTTGCCATTATGGATAATCCTTGGCAGATGCACTTACTGGAGTCGATCAAAGGTTGGCGAGACCAGTGTCGTCATAAGGCTTGTTTTATTGTGGAGGTTTGGCAGCCAGATTTGAGTAACTGGCGATTGCTAGAAGAACCTTTTAAAAACTTCGATCACATTTTTTTGGGAGTTAATCACTGTACGCAACAATTAGCCGAATTAGTCGATCGTCCCTGTACATATCTTCCTCTAGCAGTGGATACGCTTCGGTTTTGTCCTTATCCTGAGCCGATTCAACGTTCTATTGATGTCTGTAATATCGGTCGTCGTTCTGCCCAAATTCACGAGCCTTTATTCCAACGTAGTCGGGAACAAAACTTTTTTTACTATTACGATACGCTCAGAAAGCAAAAGTTAGAAATCGAGAATCATCTAGAACATCGTTGCTTGCTGGCTAGTTTATTGCAACGTAGTCGTTATACGATCAACTATTTCGCTAAATTCAATGCCCCAGAAGAAACAGGCGGTACCGAGGAAATTGGTTCTCGCTTTTTTGAAAGTGCGGCAGCGGGAACTGTCATGATTGGTATGCCTCCGAGGGGAGATATTTTTCCGAAGTATTTTGATTGGACAGATGCCATAGTTAAAGTCGATCTCAATCAAGAAAATATCATAGATGTGATCGACCAACTCGATTCTCAACCAGAAAGGTTAGCTCAAATAAGTCGCAACAATATTGCTAATTCTTTGCTTAAACACGATTGGGTTTATCGCTGGCGTGACATACTAGCTACCTTTAACCTGGAAGTAACTCCTGCCATTTTAGAGCGAGAACAAGTTTTACAACAGCTAGCTCAGAGTATTCAGACTGAAACTGCTATCCTCTAA
- a CDS encoding acyltransferase yields MNIHKQNKFVLRWLQWKNTILTALLGWIPLLPGLGLRYLFYPIIFRKMGRSVRIYPDVRLKNPQYIEIGFGTVFNKGVEIDIDHGNTVEIGDRVCLFRDVQINSTGQGNKIKLDNLVCLDSGIIIRTHDGGQVEIGEHTYIGPYTSLVCHGKIKIGQDCRIASHTSICAHNYNIGDTTKKIREQGVNFKGITIEDDCWLGSGVRVVDGVTIAKGSVIGAGAVVTKDIPPYSIAVGVPAKVVSNRNS; encoded by the coding sequence ATGAATATTCATAAGCAAAATAAATTTGTTTTGAGGTGGTTGCAGTGGAAGAATACGATATTGACTGCATTATTAGGATGGATACCTCTGCTACCAGGGCTGGGACTACGATATCTCTTTTATCCGATTATCTTCCGCAAAATGGGACGCTCTGTCAGGATCTATCCAGATGTTAGGTTGAAAAATCCTCAATATATTGAAATCGGATTTGGGACTGTCTTTAATAAGGGTGTTGAAATAGATATCGATCATGGCAATACAGTCGAAATTGGCGATCGCGTATGTTTGTTCCGAGATGTGCAAATTAATTCTACCGGTCAGGGAAATAAGATTAAATTAGATAATTTAGTTTGTCTAGACAGCGGTATCATAATCAGAACTCACGATGGGGGTCAAGTAGAAATTGGAGAACACACCTACATCGGACCTTATACGAGCCTAGTTTGTCACGGCAAAATAAAAATAGGTCAAGATTGCCGAATTGCTTCTCATACGTCTATCTGCGCTCATAACTATAACATTGGAGACACCACTAAAAAAATTAGAGAACAAGGAGTTAATTTTAAAGGCATTACCATTGAGGACGATTGCTGGCTAGGTAGTGGAGTCAGAGTAGTAGATGGAGTTACAATCGCCAAAGGAAGTGTGATTGGTGCAGGAGCAGTGGTAACAAAGGATATACCTCCTTACTCTATTGCTGTTGGCGTTCCTGCCAAGGTTGTCTCTAATAGAAATAGCTGA
- a CDS encoding TIGR03279 family radical SAM protein — MSQTTVQPAKISRVLPDSIAEEIGFEPGDAIVSINQTSPRDLIDYKFLCSDEFLEVEVIDSAGEIHQIEIEKDYDDDLGLEFETALFDGLIQCNNHCPFCFIDQQPPGKRASLYYKDDDYRLSFLYGSYLTLTNFTDKEWRRIEQMRLSPLYVSVHATEPEVRSRLLKNNRAGLIMSQFKWFQERRLQIHAQVVVCPGINDGIHLERTLLDLASFHQGDIPAVASAAVVPVGLTKFRPTEDELIPVSQEKAIEVIDQVQELQTKFKQQFGSNFAWLADEWFLIARKDIPPESHYEDYPQIGNGVGSIRLFIKQFQSTAKEMLPQAIDQPRRFTWVVGNAVEQAFQPLVKQLNAVAGLEINLVALNSQYWGQEITVTGLLTGQDLLTGLSGKNLGDGILLPSLMLKHDDTKFLDDLTVANVSRQLATAIFPVSDVKELINQCLS, encoded by the coding sequence ATGAGTCAAACTACTGTTCAGCCAGCCAAAATTAGTCGTGTATTGCCAGATTCGATCGCCGAAGAGATTGGATTTGAACCCGGTGATGCGATCGTTTCTATTAATCAAACTTCCCCACGGGATCTAATTGACTATAAGTTTCTCTGTAGTGATGAATTTTTGGAGGTAGAAGTAATTGACTCTGCGGGGGAAATTCATCAGATTGAAATTGAAAAAGATTATGATGACGATTTGGGTTTGGAATTTGAAACCGCTTTATTTGATGGCTTGATTCAATGTAATAATCATTGCCCTTTCTGTTTTATCGATCAGCAGCCTCCTGGAAAACGAGCCAGTCTCTATTATAAAGACGATGATTACCGTCTTAGTTTTCTTTACGGTAGTTATCTTACCCTGACTAACTTTACCGACAAGGAATGGCGCAGAATTGAACAGATGCGTCTCTCTCCCCTTTACGTTTCAGTACACGCCACCGAACCCGAAGTCAGAAGCCGTCTGCTCAAAAATAACCGTGCTGGGTTAATTATGTCTCAGTTTAAGTGGTTTCAGGAACGACGCTTACAAATCCACGCTCAGGTAGTAGTCTGCCCAGGAATTAACGATGGCATCCACCTAGAACGAACCCTTTTAGACTTAGCTTCATTTCATCAAGGAGATATTCCTGCTGTAGCCTCTGCAGCAGTTGTTCCTGTCGGTCTAACCAAGTTTCGCCCCACCGAAGACGAATTAATTCCTGTTAGCCAAGAAAAAGCAATTGAAGTAATTGACCAGGTACAGGAGTTACAAACCAAGTTTAAACAGCAGTTTGGTAGTAATTTTGCTTGGTTAGCCGATGAATGGTTTCTAATTGCCAGAAAAGACATTCCCCCAGAATCTCATTACGAAGACTATCCTCAAATTGGTAATGGTGTCGGCTCAATTCGCCTATTTATCAAGCAATTTCAGTCAACAGCTAAGGAAATGTTACCTCAAGCTATCGATCAGCCTCGTCGTTTCACCTGGGTAGTGGGAAATGCCGTAGAACAAGCTTTTCAGCCTTTAGTGAAACAACTAAATGCAGTTGCAGGATTAGAAATTAATTTAGTTGCTTTAAACAGTCAGTATTGGGGACAAGAAATCACAGTCACTGGCTTACTCACAGGACAGGATTTACTGACAGGTTTATCAGGCAAAAATTTAGGTGATGGAATTTTATTACCTTCTTTGATGCTGAAACATGACGATACCAAATTTCTGGATGACTTAACGGTTGCAAATGTTAGTCGTCAATTAGCAACAGCGATTTTTCCCGTGAGTGATGTTAAAGAATTGATTAACCAATGTCTCAGTTAA
- a CDS encoding undecaprenyl-diphosphate phosphatase yields the protein MFGQTKKYISYICFLSFGLILSILIFGLNHNFALANATNLLAQENTTDVGGLTQVNLFQAIVLGFVQGATEFIPISSTAHLKAVPVFLGWGDPGVSFTAVIQLGSIAAVLSYYWSDITQITQGMFKAIRTSDYDSQDFWLAVGIGIGTIPIVAFGLLLKVFEPDFYENTLRSMPSIAIVSIVMALLLALAEYVGNQKRNFDDLTAKDGIVVGIAQALAIIPGVSRSGSTITAGLFNNLDRATAARFSFLLGIPAISLSGLVELKGLIDTGAASAGLVSLIAALISSAIFSYLAIAWLIKFLQKRSTWVFVWYRLGFGVFILVALALGLIKG from the coding sequence ATGTTTGGGCAGACCAAAAAATATATCAGCTATATTTGTTTCTTGAGCTTTGGTCTTATATTGAGCATTCTTATATTTGGACTAAATCATAATTTTGCATTAGCCAACGCTACTAATCTATTAGCCCAAGAGAATACCACCGATGTTGGCGGTCTAACTCAAGTAAATTTGTTTCAGGCGATCGTTTTAGGTTTCGTTCAAGGGGCAACAGAATTTATCCCTATTAGTAGTACGGCACATCTCAAGGCAGTTCCCGTATTTTTAGGCTGGGGAGACCCTGGTGTTTCCTTTACGGCAGTTATTCAGCTTGGTAGTATTGCAGCGGTTTTATCTTATTATTGGTCAGACATAACTCAAATTACTCAGGGAATGTTCAAGGCAATTCGTACCTCGGATTATGATTCCCAAGATTTTTGGTTAGCAGTAGGAATTGGAATAGGTACGATTCCAATTGTAGCTTTTGGTTTGCTGTTAAAAGTTTTTGAGCCAGATTTTTATGAAAATACTCTCAGAAGTATGCCTTCAATTGCTATTGTTTCGATCGTCATGGCTCTTTTATTAGCGTTAGCAGAATATGTAGGCAATCAGAAACGCAATTTTGATGATTTAACCGCCAAAGATGGCATCGTAGTTGGTATCGCCCAAGCATTAGCAATCATACCAGGGGTATCTCGTTCGGGATCGACCATAACTGCCGGTTTGTTTAATAATTTAGATCGAGCAACTGCGGCTCGATTTTCTTTTTTGTTGGGTATTCCGGCTATTTCCTTATCAGGTTTAGTAGAGTTAAAAGGTTTAATTGATACTGGTGCAGCAAGTGCTGGATTAGTTTCTTTAATTGCAGCGTTGATATCTTCTGCTATATTTTCTTATTTGGCGATCGCCTGGTTAATTAAGTTCCTCCAAAAAAGAAGCACTTGGGTATTTGTTTGGTATAGATTAGGATTTGGAGTCTTTATCCTAGTTGCCTTGGCTTTGGGATTAATTAAAGGATGA
- a CDS encoding DUF3318 domain-containing protein: protein MSYTTSSARAEINELRRLKTLLPPELQSWVIVEGSTEVNPPLIRSEEIGKDEIEIQIDLGKWDSLAIDQRNLLFWHEVARVQNDTIPKEGWEMAALAIGLGGAVGELWVQDGLLLLLALSLCGISGYRLWQKNSSEKTIAEAIEADEKAIALATRFGYSLPNAYKSLGSALKTLIEMTPSRRKRKKYEERLQALRRSAARDKARTQEGREPIGRRGNRL, encoded by the coding sequence ATGAGTTATACAACCTCCTCGGCTAGGGCAGAAATCAATGAATTACGCCGTTTGAAAACTTTGCTGCCTCCAGAATTGCAAAGCTGGGTAATTGTTGAAGGCTCAACAGAAGTTAATCCTCCTCTAATACGCAGTGAAGAAATTGGCAAAGATGAAATCGAAATTCAGATCGATTTAGGCAAATGGGATAGTCTGGCGATCGATCAACGTAATTTACTTTTTTGGCATGAGGTTGCGAGGGTACAAAATGACACTATTCCCAAGGAAGGATGGGAAATGGCAGCCTTGGCAATTGGCTTAGGTGGAGCAGTTGGTGAATTGTGGGTACAAGACGGTTTATTACTTTTGTTGGCTTTGTCACTTTGTGGTATCTCCGGTTATCGTTTATGGCAAAAGAATAGTAGCGAGAAAACTATTGCCGAAGCAATTGAAGCCGATGAAAAAGCGATCGCCTTAGCAACTCGTTTTGGTTACTCTTTACCCAATGCATATAAAAGTCTGGGTAGTGCCTTAAAAACTTTAATTGAAATGACTCCGAGCCGTCGCAAAAGAAAAAAATATGAAGAGCGACTTCAAGCATTACGTCGTAGTGCAGCCAGAGATAAAGCCAGGACACAGGAAGGAAGAGAACCTATCGGTCGAAGAGGAAATCGCCTTTGA
- a CDS encoding sugar transferase has product MIDETPEILFPLSFFQDSPTVELPERLTVLEAVIFKQTVSNLLQQNISHQQIVLDFGKTRFIDSSGIGALIANSKSAQEKNIELILESVQPPVMATLSMTGLVEVLNIRSSAKWSRKEPPETHPSVRSIIKRLIDIIGSIIGLTITAIILPPIAIAIKVNSPGPIFFHQTRCGWMGKKFQIWKFRSMCSNAEALKKQIENQASGAFFKNDKDPRITKIGNFLRRTSLDEFPQFWNVLKGDMSLVGTRPPTPEEVEVYQVPEWQRLDVKPGMTGEWQVNGRSQVRNFEDVIKLDLRYQRNWSLGYDLKLIFKTLIIIFNKNSGAM; this is encoded by the coding sequence ATGATTGACGAGACACCGGAAATTCTGTTTCCCCTGTCCTTTTTTCAGGATAGCCCGACAGTAGAATTACCCGAACGATTAACAGTTTTAGAAGCGGTTATATTTAAACAAACTGTTAGTAATCTGTTGCAGCAAAATATTTCTCATCAACAGATAGTTCTTGACTTTGGTAAAACCCGATTCATTGATAGTAGTGGCATTGGTGCGTTGATTGCTAACTCTAAGTCTGCTCAGGAAAAAAATATTGAATTAATTTTAGAATCAGTACAACCTCCTGTAATGGCTACCCTGTCAATGACAGGATTAGTTGAAGTCTTAAATATTAGGTCTTCAGCTAAATGGTCTCGCAAAGAACCTCCAGAAACTCATCCTTCCGTAAGGTCTATAATCAAGCGTCTAATTGATATTATTGGCTCTATAATTGGCTTAACCATTACTGCCATTATCTTGCCTCCAATTGCGATCGCCATTAAAGTTAATAGTCCTGGTCCAATTTTCTTTCATCAAACTCGCTGTGGTTGGATGGGAAAGAAGTTTCAGATTTGGAAATTTCGTTCTATGTGTTCCAATGCAGAAGCACTGAAAAAACAAATTGAAAATCAAGCAAGTGGGGCTTTCTTTAAAAACGATAAAGATCCTCGTATTACGAAGATAGGCAATTTTTTACGACGTACAAGTTTAGACGAATTCCCTCAATTTTGGAATGTTCTCAAAGGCGATATGAGTTTAGTCGGCACTCGTCCTCCCACTCCCGAAGAGGTAGAGGTCTATCAAGTGCCTGAATGGCAACGTTTAGATGTTAAGCCAGGAATGACAGGAGAATGGCAGGTTAATGGTCGGTCTCAAGTACGTAACTTTGAAGATGTAATTAAATTAGATTTGCGTTATCAAAGAAATTGGAGTTTAGGTTATGATCTCAAGCTAATTTTCAAAACCCTGATCATTATTTTCAACAAAAATAGCGGCGCAATGTAA